One window of the Montipora foliosa isolate CH-2021 chromosome 4, ASM3666993v2, whole genome shotgun sequence genome contains the following:
- the LOC137999469 gene encoding uncharacterized protein yields the protein MGKPKAKQKVISSPKSPTTTSDDEFCENWEKIEAKIEAKLNKWIDERLPSIIQLKIQEFVDPAVNKLITSPKFCESVSESLKFDLEQCRNIESILEELKVSNETLTSQLDDLEQYTRRTNIRIYGIPESNVESADTREDTDILSLNFVKEELGVDLKLEDISRSHRVGKRSSMPRPIIVRLSRHNTKVEILPKRKMLKKNKRPYNVQEDLTQPRRDILKYLNKDIPPNIVDKVWTVDGVICLRPTQHTSTIERFTTMAKCREIVRKYSPS from the coding sequence ATGGGCAAACCAAAGGCAAAACAGAAGGTTATTTCTTCGCCGAAATCGCCTACTACAACTTCTGACgatgaattttgtgaaaactgggAGAAGATTGAAGCGAAGATCGAAGCGAAGCTCAACAAGTGGATCGATGAACGTCTTCCCTCCATCATACAATTGAAGATACAAGAATTTGTCGACCCTGCAGTCAACAAACTCATTACTTCTCCTAAATTCTGCGAATCCGTTTCCGAAAGCCTTAAATTTGATCTCGAGCAATGCAGGAATATAGAGTCTATACTTGAAGAGTTAAAGGTCTCGAACGAAACTCTTACAAGCCAGTTAGACGACTTGGAGCAATATACTCGCAGAACTAACATCCGGATCTATGGCATACCTGAGAGCAATGTGGAATCTGCTGATACCCGTGAAGATACAGATATCCTGTCTTTAAATTTCGTTAAAGAAGAATTAGGGGTTGATCTCAAACTTGAAGACATAAGCCGTTCACATCGAGTTGGTAAGAGATCATCGATGCCCAGGCCTATCATTGTTCGACTTTCAAGGCACAATACGAAAGTTGAAATCCTCCCGAAGAGAAAGATGCTTAAAAAGAACAAGAGGCCATATAATGTGCAAGAAGATTTAACGCAACCCCGTCGGGATATTCTGAAGTATTTAAATAAAGATATCCCTCCGAATATCGTTGACAAAGTATGGACTGTTGATGGCGTTATCTGCTTGCGCCCCACACAACACACTTCGACTATTGAGCGCTTTACTACAATGGCTAAATGTCGTGAAATCGTTCGAAAATATTCTCCATCGTGA